The Propionispora vibrioides genome window below encodes:
- the nusA gene encoding transcription termination factor NusA: MNAEFMQAFEQLGKEKGIAPEILFDAIEAALISAYKRNFGSAQNVMVSLDRLTGEIHVYARKNVVEEVTDSRLEMSLAEAKSIDPRYGLEDIIEVEVTPKDFGRIAAQTAKQVVVQRIREAERGIIYEEFSNRESDILTGIVQRMEQKNVFIDLGKAEAILAPSEQIAGETYRHGDRLKTYIIEVKKTTKGPQILVSRTHPGLLKRLFELEVPEIHDGVVEIKSVAREPGLRSKIAVHSRDENVDPVGSCVGHKGMRVQTIVNELKGEKIDIVKWSVDPAKYISNALSPAKVVSVEVNEAEKISKVIVPDYQLSLAIGKEGQNARLAAKLTGWKIDIKSESQAQSAI; encoded by the coding sequence GTGAACGCTGAATTTATGCAAGCATTTGAGCAGTTGGGAAAGGAAAAGGGAATTGCACCGGAGATCTTATTTGATGCAATTGAAGCAGCACTGATTTCAGCTTATAAAAGAAATTTCGGTTCGGCGCAAAACGTCATGGTATCGCTTGACCGGCTAACCGGCGAAATCCATGTGTACGCCCGCAAAAATGTTGTGGAAGAGGTTACCGACAGCCGCTTGGAAATGTCGTTGGCCGAGGCAAAAAGCATTGATCCTCGCTATGGTCTGGAGGATATTATTGAAGTGGAAGTAACGCCGAAGGATTTTGGCCGCATTGCCGCGCAAACGGCCAAGCAGGTGGTTGTGCAAAGAATCAGGGAAGCCGAGCGGGGCATTATCTATGAAGAATTTTCCAACCGGGAAAGTGATATACTGACAGGCATTGTCCAGCGCATGGAGCAAAAAAACGTATTCATCGATTTGGGCAAGGCGGAGGCTATTCTGGCGCCGTCCGAACAGATTGCCGGTGAAACCTATCGTCACGGCGACCGGTTGAAAACCTACATAATTGAAGTGAAGAAAACGACTAAGGGGCCGCAAATCCTGGTATCCCGTACACATCCGGGATTACTCAAGCGTTTGTTTGAATTGGAAGTGCCGGAAATTCATGACGGTGTGGTGGAAATCAAGTCGGTGGCCCGCGAACCGGGGCTGCGTTCGAAAATTGCCGTCCATTCCCGCGATGAAAATGTTGATCCCGTCGGCTCCTGTGTCGGGCATAAGGGGATGCGCGTGCAAACCATTGTCAATGAGTTGAAGGGTGAAAAAATCGATATCGTTAAGTGGAGTGTTGACCCGGCCAAATATATTTCCAACGCCCTAAGTCCGGCCAAAGTGGTATCCGTCGAGGTGAATGAGGCGGAAAAAATCTCTAAGGTGATTGTTCCCGACTACCAATTGTCACTGGCGATTGGCAAGGAAGGACAAAATGCCCGCTTGGCCGCTAAGCTGACCGGCTGGAAAATTGACATAAAAAGTGAATCCCAGGCCCAATCCGCCATATAG
- the rimP gene encoding ribosome maturation factor RimP, whose protein sequence is MSKEQIENLVEGLVNDIIASTDLEMVDVEYVKEREWYLRVFLDKEGGLEVEDCQWVSERLENKLDELDPIKDSYYLEVSSPGIDRALRKERDFVRHSGEVVEISTFAPINGKKSIVGTLIGLTDGNIHVDVAGTEVIVAREKASQVRLHIDF, encoded by the coding sequence TTGTCGAAAGAACAGATCGAAAATTTGGTGGAAGGCTTGGTTAACGATATCATCGCTTCAACGGATTTGGAAATGGTGGACGTTGAATATGTGAAAGAACGCGAGTGGTATCTGCGTGTCTTTCTTGATAAAGAAGGTGGTTTGGAAGTTGAAGACTGCCAATGGGTTAGCGAACGCCTTGAAAACAAGCTCGATGAGCTTGATCCGATAAAAGACAGCTATTATCTGGAAGTTTCGTCGCCGGGTATTGACCGGGCACTCAGAAAAGAACGTGATTTTGTCCGCCATAGCGGAGAAGTGGTGGAAATAAGCACCTTTGCTCCGATTAACGGGAAGAAAAGCATCGTAGGTACCTTAATCGGCTTAACCGATGGAAATATTCATGTCGATGTGGCTGGCACCGAAGTGATTGTGGCGCGGGAAAAAGCCTCTCAGGTCCGGCTGCACATTGACTTCTAA
- a CDS encoding PolC-type DNA polymerase III encodes MHNYCIIPDSCRTLYEFISDVPVAAEEQELLAAAKVASVNVNTGANAWDLVLTVPCQLPDKLLNLVARKLCRNCGLKSVSFTQQMSNLEEYLAREWTSFISLIAQETPAVKHILIHAAWKVEGHTLTIETSGDLSGQLMASYGVDQTIRQFILKKFGLSYRVEILSGLLSEEVASEEDYLTPEYMEALSESLNSREKKKKDSPVIFGKPIKGDAQAIHEVQDEARNVVFAGELVGFETRELRSGRFLLTFDLSDATDGISGKAFFDEQEQFNRISGALAQGMLVKVKGTVQYDKFSKDLVLFVDSMCRLEKTERMDDAELTRVELHAHTRMSNMDAVVSVKKLIQTAARWNHPAIAITDHGVVQAFPEAHEVAAKCGIKVIYGMEGYLFDNEINRSYHIVILAKNSVGLRNLYRLVSLSHLKYMHRTPRIPRTALIEHREGLILGSACEAGELIRAIVNQASEEELLEIASFYDYLEIQPIANNAFLVREGKVADDEGLRQINRKVCELGTKLNKLVVATGDVHFLNPEDEVFRRILMAGKGFADADQQPPLYFRTTADMLDEFSYLGKQKAHELVVDNPRQISEWFETFKPIPDELYSPQIPGAEEQIRSMSYQRAHELYGDPLPEVVAARLKYELDAIINNGFAVLYLIAHKLVKKSLDDGYLVGSRGSVGSSFVATMTSITEVNPLPPHWRCTACLYSEFVTDGSVGGGYDLPDKDCPHCQRPMEKNGHDIPFAVFMGFHGDKVPDIDLNFSGDYQPVAHKYTEELFGRDNVFRAGTIATIADKTAYGFVKKYFTEKNISVRDAYINGLINGCTGVKRTTGQHPGGIMVVPRDMDVHYFTPIQHPADDAKSGTITTHFDYHSISSRLVKLDILGHDDPTVIRMLEDLTGIDAKQIPFDDKTTMSLFSSTEALNLTPEELGSQVGTFGIPEFGTKFVRQMLEDTTPSTFSELVRISGFSHGTDVWLNNAQDLIKAGTAKLSEAISARDDIMMYLIHKGLEPQLAFKIMEGVRKGKGVKPEDVEKMKANNVPEWYIESCQKIKYMFPKAHAVAYVMMAFRIAYCKVHYPLAFYASYFTVRATEFDADIVVQGEKVLRSQLADFEQKGNMMTAKEKGMQTIFEMALEMYLRDFSFRRVDLYSSHATKFLIVDNGLLPPLASLQGLGDSAAQNIVQARGERPFSSVEDIRVRARASKTVIDILRNHGCLNDLPETDQIMLFA; translated from the coding sequence ATGCACAACTATTGTATAATCCCTGATAGTTGCCGGACGCTATATGAATTTATATCCGATGTTCCTGTTGCGGCAGAAGAGCAGGAGCTCTTGGCAGCGGCCAAGGTGGCCAGTGTCAATGTCAACACCGGTGCCAATGCCTGGGATCTGGTGCTGACTGTCCCATGTCAGCTGCCGGACAAGCTGCTCAATCTTGTGGCCCGGAAACTGTGCCGGAACTGCGGCTTGAAAAGTGTAAGCTTCACCCAGCAGATGTCGAATCTGGAGGAGTACCTGGCCCGGGAATGGACTTCCTTTATCAGTCTGATCGCGCAGGAGACTCCGGCCGTTAAACATATACTGATTCATGCTGCCTGGAAGGTGGAGGGCCATACGTTAACCATTGAAACGTCTGGGGATCTGTCGGGGCAATTGATGGCCAGCTATGGGGTTGACCAAACGATACGGCAGTTTATTCTAAAGAAGTTTGGTCTTTCCTACCGGGTGGAGATACTGTCGGGCTTGCTTAGCGAAGAGGTAGCCAGCGAGGAAGACTATCTGACACCGGAATATATGGAGGCTCTCTCGGAAAGTCTAAACAGCCGGGAGAAAAAGAAAAAGGACAGTCCGGTTATTTTCGGCAAGCCAATTAAAGGGGATGCTCAGGCTATTCATGAAGTACAGGATGAGGCCCGCAATGTGGTGTTTGCCGGCGAGCTGGTCGGTTTTGAAACCAGGGAGCTGCGGTCAGGCCGTTTTCTGCTTACTTTTGACTTGAGTGACGCGACTGATGGCATCAGCGGCAAGGCGTTCTTTGATGAACAGGAGCAGTTTAACCGGATCAGCGGTGCCTTGGCCCAGGGAATGCTGGTCAAAGTGAAGGGAACTGTCCAATATGACAAATTCTCCAAGGATTTAGTGCTGTTTGTCGACAGCATGTGCCGCTTGGAAAAGACCGAACGTATGGACGACGCCGAGCTGACCCGGGTGGAATTACACGCCCATACCCGGATGAGCAATATGGATGCCGTTGTTTCGGTGAAAAAACTGATTCAGACGGCCGCCCGCTGGAATCATCCGGCTATTGCCATTACCGATCACGGTGTGGTCCAGGCCTTCCCCGAAGCCCATGAAGTGGCCGCTAAATGCGGAATTAAAGTGATTTACGGTATGGAGGGGTATTTGTTTGATAACGAAATCAACCGTTCCTACCATATTGTTATTTTAGCGAAAAACAGCGTGGGACTGCGTAATCTGTATCGTCTGGTATCGCTCTCCCATCTGAAATATATGCACCGGACACCGCGGATTCCACGGACAGCCCTGATCGAACACCGGGAAGGACTGATCCTGGGATCGGCTTGTGAAGCGGGCGAATTAATCCGGGCTATTGTCAACCAGGCCAGTGAGGAAGAACTTTTAGAAATTGCTTCTTTTTACGATTACCTGGAAATTCAGCCGATTGCCAACAATGCATTCCTGGTAAGAGAGGGCAAAGTAGCCGATGACGAAGGACTGCGCCAAATCAACCGCAAGGTCTGTGAATTGGGGACAAAACTGAACAAGCTGGTGGTTGCCACCGGTGACGTTCACTTTTTAAATCCCGAAGACGAAGTGTTCCGGCGGATTTTGATGGCCGGCAAGGGCTTTGCCGATGCTGATCAGCAGCCGCCGCTTTACTTCCGCACCACAGCGGACATGCTGGATGAATTTTCCTATTTAGGCAAGCAAAAGGCCCATGAACTGGTGGTGGACAATCCCCGCCAGATCAGCGAGTGGTTTGAAACTTTCAAACCGATTCCAGACGAACTGTATTCACCGCAAATTCCCGGCGCCGAGGAACAAATCCGCTCCATGTCGTACCAAAGAGCGCATGAACTGTATGGCGACCCGCTGCCGGAAGTAGTGGCTGCCCGCCTGAAGTATGAACTGGATGCTATCATCAATAACGGGTTTGCCGTACTGTATCTCATTGCGCACAAGCTGGTTAAAAAATCGCTGGATGATGGCTATCTGGTCGGGTCCCGGGGGTCGGTCGGTTCTTCCTTTGTGGCTACGATGACCAGTATTACTGAAGTAAACCCATTGCCGCCCCACTGGCGTTGCACGGCTTGTTTGTACAGTGAATTTGTTACCGACGGCAGTGTAGGCGGCGGCTATGATTTGCCTGACAAAGATTGTCCTCATTGCCAGCGGCCAATGGAGAAAAATGGACATGATATTCCGTTTGCCGTTTTCATGGGCTTCCACGGTGACAAGGTGCCTGATATCGACTTGAATTTCTCCGGCGATTATCAGCCGGTAGCCCATAAATATACGGAAGAACTGTTCGGCCGGGACAATGTATTCCGGGCCGGAACAATTGCGACAATTGCCGATAAAACCGCCTATGGCTTTGTTAAAAAGTATTTTACCGAGAAGAATATTTCGGTCCGTGATGCCTACATCAACGGTCTGATCAACGGCTGCACCGGCGTTAAACGGACCACCGGCCAGCATCCGGGCGGCATTATGGTCGTACCCCGCGACATGGATGTACACTATTTTACCCCTATTCAGCATCCGGCCGATGATGCCAAGTCAGGTACTATAACCACCCATTTTGATTACCACTCGATCAGCAGCCGGCTGGTCAAGCTGGATATCCTCGGTCATGACGATCCGACCGTGATTAGAATGCTGGAGGATTTAACCGGCATTGATGCCAAGCAAATTCCCTTTGACGATAAAACTACGATGAGTCTGTTTTCCTCAACAGAAGCGCTCAATCTGACACCGGAAGAACTGGGCAGCCAGGTGGGAACGTTCGGCATTCCCGAGTTTGGCACCAAGTTCGTTCGCCAAATGCTGGAAGATACGACGCCGAGTACCTTCAGTGAGCTGGTGCGGATCAGTGGCTTTTCCCACGGCACCGATGTCTGGCTCAACAATGCCCAGGATTTGATTAAGGCAGGCACAGCTAAATTGTCCGAGGCCATTTCAGCCCGCGACGATATTATGATGTACCTGATACATAAGGGATTGGAGCCGCAGTTGGCGTTTAAAATCATGGAGGGCGTTCGTAAAGGGAAGGGCGTAAAGCCGGAAGATGTGGAAAAAATGAAGGCCAACAATGTACCGGAGTGGTATATTGAGTCCTGTCAAAAAATCAAGTACATGTTCCCCAAGGCCCATGCGGTGGCTTATGTTATGATGGCTTTCCGCATTGCCTATTGCAAAGTGCACTATCCGCTGGCCTTTTATGCCTCCTATTTCACGGTCCGGGCTACAGAATTTGACGCCGATATTGTCGTTCAAGGTGAAAAGGTGCTACGCAGCCAGTTGGCCGATTTTGAGCAAAAGGGCAATATGATGACCGCCAAGGAAAAAGGCATGCAGACTATTTTTGAAATGGCGCTGGAAATGTATCTGCGCGACTTTAGCTTTAGACGGGTCGATCTGTATTCTTCCCACGCGACGAAGTTTCTTATTGTGGACAATGGTCTGCTGCCGCCGCTGGCTTCCCTGCAGGGACTGGGTGACTCGGCTGCCCAGAATATTGTTCAGGCCCGCGGGGAACGGCCCTTTTCCTCGGTGGAGGACATCCGGGTGCGGGCCCGTGCCTCCAAGACGGTTATCGATATATTGCGCAATCATGGCTGCCTGAATGACTTACCGGAAACTGACCAGATCATGCTGTTTGCCTAA
- a CDS encoding proline--tRNA ligase gives MRMSHLYAPTLRETPAEAEVVSHQLMLRAGMMRKAAGGVYTYLPLAWRVLKKIEQIVREEMDAKGGQELLMPIVQPAEMWLETGRWHVYGDEMFRLKDRHDRNFCLGPTHEEMITTLVRTDVRSYRQLPLLLYQIQNKYRDEIRPRFGLMRGREFIMKDLYSFDRDEAGLSESYNKMYDAYSRVFSRCGLTFRAVEADAGAIGGSGTHEFMVIADSGEAAIVYCTSCDYAANVEKAELKALPAVPETPQELAAVDTPAMKSIADLTAFLGVTADKTIKAIAYRTEKETVLALVRGDHEVNEIKLKNSLNCLALDLAGDKELAAIGSVAGFIGPVGLKNVTVVADASVMNLSNAVCGANQMDKHYIHVNPGRDFTPAIVTDLRLITESDPCPHCDAAIKTARGIEVGQVFKLHTKYSTSLKATYLDENGKEQPMVMGCYGIGVSRTMAAAIEQHNDEHGIIWPVAIAPYHAVVVPISTKDQAQVALAEQIYATLQAAQVETVLDDRNERPGVKFKDADLIGYPLKITVGPKAVNEDTIEVKIRRTGEVLYYRLEGFATKIKELLATL, from the coding sequence ATGCGCATGTCACATTTATACGCACCTACATTACGGGAGACTCCGGCCGAAGCGGAAGTGGTGAGCCATCAACTGATGCTGCGGGCTGGTATGATGCGGAAAGCAGCCGGCGGCGTGTATACTTATTTGCCGCTGGCCTGGCGTGTATTGAAAAAAATTGAACAGATTGTCCGGGAGGAAATGGATGCCAAAGGTGGTCAGGAACTACTGATGCCTATCGTTCAGCCGGCAGAAATGTGGCTGGAGACGGGTCGCTGGCATGTATACGGAGATGAAATGTTCCGCTTGAAAGACCGGCATGACCGGAATTTCTGCCTGGGGCCCACTCACGAAGAAATGATTACTACCCTGGTGCGTACCGATGTCCGTTCTTACCGGCAGCTTCCTTTGCTGCTGTACCAAATCCAGAATAAATACCGTGATGAAATACGGCCCCGTTTCGGCCTAATGCGCGGTCGCGAATTTATCATGAAAGACTTATACTCCTTTGACCGGGATGAAGCCGGTCTAAGCGAGAGCTATAACAAAATGTATGATGCCTATTCCCGGGTGTTTTCCCGCTGCGGTTTGACCTTCCGGGCGGTAGAGGCTGATGCCGGTGCCATCGGTGGCAGCGGCACCCATGAATTTATGGTGATTGCCGATTCCGGCGAAGCGGCCATTGTCTACTGCACAAGCTGTGATTATGCCGCTAATGTGGAAAAAGCCGAGTTGAAAGCCTTGCCGGCTGTACCGGAAACACCGCAGGAACTGGCTGCCGTTGATACGCCAGCCATGAAATCCATTGCCGATTTGACCGCCTTTTTAGGGGTTACAGCCGATAAAACCATCAAGGCTATCGCTTACCGGACCGAAAAGGAAACTGTGCTGGCTTTGGTGCGCGGTGATCATGAGGTTAACGAAATCAAGCTGAAAAACAGCCTGAACTGCCTGGCACTGGATTTGGCCGGCGATAAAGAGCTTGCTGCTATCGGCAGTGTGGCCGGGTTTATCGGCCCGGTGGGCTTGAAAAACGTCACCGTCGTTGCCGATGCTTCGGTCATGAATCTCAGCAATGCCGTATGCGGTGCTAACCAGATGGATAAGCATTATATTCATGTAAATCCGGGACGGGATTTTACCCCTGCTATTGTTACCGATTTGCGGCTGATTACCGAAAGTGATCCCTGCCCGCACTGTGACGCCGCCATCAAAACAGCCCGCGGCATTGAAGTCGGTCAGGTATTCAAGCTGCATACCAAGTACAGTACCTCCCTGAAGGCCACTTACCTTGATGAAAATGGCAAGGAACAGCCGATGGTCATGGGTTGCTACGGCATCGGCGTAAGCCGTACCATGGCCGCCGCCATTGAACAGCATAATGACGAACATGGCATTATCTGGCCTGTGGCGATTGCTCCTTACCATGCTGTGGTTGTGCCGATTAGTACCAAGGATCAGGCCCAGGTGGCTCTGGCGGAACAGATCTATGCCACCTTGCAGGCTGCGCAGGTGGAGACTGTGCTGGATGACCGGAATGAGCGGCCGGGCGTTAAGTTCAAAGACGCTGATCTCATTGGTTATCCGTTGAAAATAACGGTAGGACCCAAGGCGGTCAACGAAGATACTATCGAAGTAAAAATAAGACGCACCGGTGAAGTGTTATACTACCGCTTAGAAGGCTTTGCCACCAAAATCAAAGAACTATTAGCAACATTGTAA
- the rseP gene encoding RIP metalloprotease RseP → MFTTVIASIFVFGVLIFVHELGHFMTAKWVGMRVDEFALGFGKKLISFRRGETLYSLRMIPLGGFNKIAGMDPDEEQDERSFGAKPIWARILVIVAGSAMNFLLPVLLFLIVFLSAGIDNVSDQPIIGNIFADKPAARAGLMTGDRIVSVNNEKIDSWRQFVTLVQNSGQKPLSIQFERSGTTSQAEVVPEFDNKANRGIIGVMPQIDNYRPGFFESVKLSVVQTYTVTAAMITGLLQMVTGQVAAEVAGPIGVAQMAGEVAQLGFIPLLQFAAFLSLNLGLLNLLPVPVLDGGHVVALMLEGVRGKSLSRDKMQFLQMIGFALLLLLTLVATFKDIAKLKLF, encoded by the coding sequence TTGTTTACAACCGTTATAGCTAGTATTTTCGTTTTCGGTGTATTGATTTTCGTACACGAACTGGGACATTTTATGACGGCCAAATGGGTTGGCATGCGGGTTGACGAATTTGCTCTTGGTTTTGGCAAAAAGCTGATTAGCTTTCGCCGCGGCGAGACGCTGTATTCGCTGCGGATGATTCCCCTGGGCGGTTTCAATAAGATCGCCGGCATGGACCCGGACGAAGAGCAGGATGAACGTTCCTTCGGTGCGAAACCAATCTGGGCGAGAATATTGGTTATTGTAGCCGGTTCGGCGATGAACTTTCTACTGCCGGTGCTTTTGTTTCTGATTGTATTTCTTAGTGCAGGAATTGATAATGTATCGGATCAGCCGATTATCGGCAATATCTTTGCCGATAAACCGGCGGCCAGAGCGGGGCTGATGACTGGCGACCGGATTGTCAGCGTTAACAATGAAAAAATTGATTCCTGGCGTCAGTTTGTTACGCTGGTTCAAAATAGCGGACAAAAACCGTTAAGCATTCAGTTTGAACGGTCTGGAACAACAAGCCAGGCAGAAGTGGTGCCTGAGTTTGACAACAAAGCCAACCGGGGAATTATCGGTGTTATGCCGCAGATTGACAATTATCGCCCTGGTTTCTTTGAATCGGTAAAACTGTCGGTTGTGCAGACTTATACGGTTACGGCCGCCATGATCACTGGCTTGCTTCAAATGGTTACCGGGCAGGTGGCTGCCGAAGTGGCCGGCCCGATCGGCGTGGCTCAAATGGCCGGTGAAGTGGCCCAGCTTGGGTTTATTCCGCTGCTACAATTTGCCGCTTTCCTAAGCCTTAATTTGGGTCTTTTAAATTTGCTGCCCGTACCGGTGCTGGATGGCGGCCATGTGGTGGCGCTGATGCTGGAAGGAGTACGCGGTAAATCCTTAAGCCGGGATAAAATGCAGTTTTTACAAATGATTGGTTTTGCTTTGCTGCTGTTACTTACCTTGGTTGCTACTTTTAAGGATATAGCAAAGCTGAAATTATTTTAA
- a CDS encoding phosphatidate cytidylyltransferase — MFSKRVLTAIIGIPATIYIIQYGQWLFFATIALLAVASWHEFCTMLRVKKTKLAYYPGFFGILLLLGCAWLGNPDETMGVLFITILLLLGKMVIGHKNFSVQEAVYSIFGIGYIGLAFSYLILLRSLQLTHPYPTLWGSLSAGIVYLWLPFIGTWANDTAAFLVGSRWGKQKLCPAISPGKTVEGALGGLVGSVAALAGIGSLVFGIPVLHTALIGCLVGVAAPVGDLAESAFKRFCGVKDSGSLLPGHGGVLDRFDSIMFTAPLVYYYIQLFLI, encoded by the coding sequence ATGTTCAGTAAACGGGTTTTAACAGCAATTATCGGCATACCGGCCACCATCTATATCATTCAGTATGGACAGTGGCTGTTTTTCGCGACTATTGCCCTGTTAGCAGTAGCAAGCTGGCATGAATTTTGTACCATGCTGCGCGTCAAGAAAACAAAACTTGCCTATTATCCGGGATTTTTCGGCATACTACTCTTATTAGGGTGCGCTTGGCTGGGCAATCCGGATGAAACGATGGGAGTGCTGTTTATAACTATTTTGTTGCTATTGGGTAAAATGGTTATTGGTCATAAGAATTTTTCCGTACAGGAAGCGGTATACAGCATATTTGGCATTGGTTACATCGGTCTGGCGTTTTCCTATTTAATTTTATTGCGTTCGCTGCAGTTGACTCATCCGTATCCCACCCTGTGGGGATCGTTGTCGGCGGGCATTGTTTATCTATGGTTGCCCTTTATCGGAACCTGGGCCAATGATACGGCCGCTTTTTTAGTGGGATCGCGCTGGGGAAAACAAAAATTGTGCCCAGCCATCAGCCCCGGAAAAACAGTAGAAGGAGCGCTTGGCGGGCTGGTCGGCAGCGTAGCTGCCTTGGCGGGGATCGGCAGTCTGGTATTTGGTATTCCCGTGCTGCATACTGCTCTGATCGGTTGTCTGGTGGGCGTGGCGGCGCCTGTCGGTGACCTGGCTGAATCGGCGTTCAAACGTTTTTGCGGTGTAAAGGATTCGGGCAGTCTGTTGCCGGGACATGGCGGTGTGTTGGACCGGTTTGATAGTATAATGTTTACGGCTCCTCTCGTATATTATTATATACAACTTTTCCTGATCTGA
- a CDS encoding isoprenyl transferase, with protein sequence MWKKWFGKQQVQVTGQDLYDKLDKDNLPEHVAVIMDGNGRWAQKKGMPRTYGHSAGVEALRKIVTVASDIGLKVLTTYAFSTENWKRPVEEVDFLMKLFSDFLDSEINELHNKRVQIRFIGKLDELAPALQHKMEKAQDRTRHNPGLILNLAVNYGGRAELVRAVQIIAEKVQNGNCTPADIDESLIKKYLYTADLPDPDLLIRPGGDCRISNFLLWQLAYTEIWLTGMNWPDFGPEQFIQALQDYQQRERRFGGLRKT encoded by the coding sequence GTGTGGAAAAAGTGGTTTGGAAAACAGCAAGTACAGGTAACTGGACAGGATTTATATGACAAGCTGGATAAGGACAATCTGCCTGAACATGTTGCTGTGATTATGGATGGAAACGGGCGATGGGCCCAAAAAAAGGGGATGCCCCGTACTTACGGGCACAGTGCGGGTGTGGAAGCACTGCGCAAAATTGTTACGGTAGCTTCCGATATAGGGTTAAAGGTACTTACCACCTATGCGTTTTCCACGGAAAACTGGAAAAGGCCGGTGGAAGAAGTTGATTTTCTAATGAAATTATTTTCCGACTTTCTTGATAGCGAAATTAATGAATTGCATAATAAAAGGGTGCAAATTCGGTTTATCGGCAAGCTGGACGAATTAGCGCCAGCCTTGCAACATAAAATGGAAAAAGCGCAGGACCGTACCAGACACAATCCGGGACTTATTTTGAATTTGGCCGTCAATTATGGCGGACGGGCCGAATTGGTGCGGGCTGTTCAAATAATTGCCGAAAAAGTGCAGAACGGCAACTGTACGCCGGCGGACATTGATGAAAGCCTGATAAAAAAATATTTATATACAGCCGATCTGCCTGACCCTGATTTACTCATTAGACCTGGCGGTGACTGCCGTATCAGCAATTTCTTATTATGGCAATTGGCCTATACGGAAATCTGGCTGACCGGCATGAATTGGCCGGATTTTGGACCGGAGCAATTTATTCAGGCACTTCAGGACTATCAACAGCGGGAGCGGCGGTTTGGCGGCCTGAGAAAGACATAG
- a CDS encoding DUF362 domain-containing protein produces the protein MAYKIQDECIACGSCAGTCPVGAIAEGNPIYVISDECVECGACAAVCPVGAIVAP, from the coding sequence ATGGCTTATAAAATTCAAGATGAATGTATTGCCTGCGGTTCTTGCGCCGGTACATGCCCGGTGGGTGCTATCGCGGAAGGCAACCCGATATATGTTATTTCCGATGAATGCGTAGAGTGCGGCGCCTGTGCGGCGGTTTGTCCGGTTGGTGCTATCGTAGCCCCCTAA
- the frr gene encoding ribosome recycling factor, whose translation MLKEIYTTHEEKMKKALEALRKDLASLRAGRATPALLDKVLVDYYGTPTPVNQVANVSVPEPRLITLQPWEKSMLGPIEKAILKSDLGLTPNSDGSVIRLNIPQLTQQRRTELVKMVHKKAEDARVAVRNIRRDANDGIKKIEKEKSASEDETKKAQEDMQKLTDKYIKEIDQVMGSKEKEIMEV comes from the coding sequence ATGTTAAAAGAAATTTATACTACCCATGAAGAAAAAATGAAAAAAGCTCTGGAAGCCTTGCGTAAGGATTTGGCTTCCCTGCGAGCCGGCAGAGCTACGCCGGCACTGCTGGACAAAGTGCTGGTCGATTACTACGGTACGCCGACACCGGTCAATCAGGTAGCCAATGTTTCTGTGCCTGAGCCGCGGCTGATTACGTTGCAGCCCTGGGAAAAATCAATGCTTGGTCCAATTGAAAAAGCTATATTGAAATCTGATTTAGGCCTTACGCCAAACAGCGACGGGTCTGTTATCCGGTTGAATATTCCGCAGCTTACGCAGCAGCGCCGTACTGAACTGGTGAAAATGGTCCACAAAAAAGCGGAGGATGCGCGGGTAGCTGTGCGCAATATCCGACGTGACGCCAATGACGGTATTAAGAAGATCGAAAAAGAAAAATCTGCATCGGAAGATGAAACCAAAAAGGCGCAGGAAGATATGCAGAAATTAACGGATAAATACATAAAAGAAATTGATCAGGTTATGGGGTCAAAAGAAAAAGAAATTATGGAAGTGTAA